In Candidatus Bathyarchaeia archaeon, the following are encoded in one genomic region:
- the dapA gene encoding 4-hydroxy-tetrahydrodipicolinate synthase, protein MFKPEGILPALVTPFTDDGTAVDEERLRALVNHCIELGVHGVVPCGTTGEFVNMTTEEKKQVIKTVVDEVNGKVKVVAGTGASGTDKALEMTKYAKDVGADAVLIVTPFYLKPADRGIYEHYDTIASKADMPIILYNIPQCTGLPLPWQMVEDLAQIPNIVGVKDSSGQLSFILAVLEKVRDKINVLCGHDEVVVAALAAGCSGAILASANVIPDIWVQVYNHIRNGELQKARELQYKVQKIARIIAGSGAVGTKEALNMMKIKVGPVRKPLSVGGELTYEAREELRLDLEKIGKIKPKAVTFEVAEKPIEQRFMAVNITPDVIKDFKLRVGEALAGGGAEVAHIDLIIGKSDGPVGEAFAKAKAAPTPGHEPLLAILEPNLSVKPVTLIVPTVTITSMRQASMVYGPAQTAVAKAVIDSVADGTIPKEAVDDLIIIANVFVHPTAVDRQRVYINNYKAMRHAIRKAIEGRPNIDELIENKDRSKHPFKYTP, encoded by the coding sequence ATGTTTAAACCCGAAGGAATCCTACCTGCTTTAGTCACACCATTCACGGATGATGGAACAGCGGTTGATGAAGAAAGACTGCGCGCTTTAGTTAACCACTGCATAGAATTAGGCGTTCATGGGGTCGTCCCATGCGGCACCACAGGCGAATTTGTCAACATGACAACAGAAGAGAAAAAACAAGTCATAAAAACCGTCGTCGACGAAGTCAACGGCAAGGTCAAAGTTGTTGCTGGAACAGGCGCAAGCGGAACAGACAAAGCTTTAGAAATGACAAAATACGCGAAAGATGTGGGCGCCGACGCTGTTTTAATCGTAACCCCTTTCTATTTGAAGCCTGCAGATCGTGGAATCTATGAACATTACGATACAATAGCAAGCAAAGCTGACATGCCAATAATTCTCTACAATATTCCACAATGCACAGGCTTACCGTTGCCTTGGCAAATGGTTGAAGACTTGGCTCAAATCCCAAACATAGTAGGCGTAAAAGACAGCAGCGGACAACTAAGCTTCATATTGGCAGTGCTGGAAAAAGTCAGAGACAAAATAAACGTCTTATGCGGACACGACGAAGTAGTTGTGGCAGCATTAGCCGCAGGATGCAGTGGAGCGATTCTTGCAAGCGCAAACGTGATACCTGACATTTGGGTGCAAGTCTACAATCACATTAGAAACGGCGAGTTGCAAAAAGCCCGCGAACTCCAATATAAAGTGCAGAAAATAGCCAGAATAATCGCTGGAAGCGGAGCAGTGGGTACAAAAGAAGCGTTAAACATGATGAAAATCAAAGTAGGACCAGTCCGAAAGCCATTAAGCGTAGGCGGCGAGTTAACCTACGAAGCAAGAGAAGAATTACGCTTAGATTTAGAAAAAATAGGAAAAATAAAGCCTAAAGCAGTAACGTTCGAAGTCGCCGAAAAACCAATAGAACAACGCTTCATGGCAGTAAACATAACGCCAGACGTAATAAAAGACTTCAAACTACGCGTCGGTGAAGCCTTAGCAGGAGGAGGCGCAGAAGTAGCCCACATAGACCTTATCATCGGAAAAAGCGACGGCCCAGTTGGCGAAGCTTTTGCAAAGGCTAAAGCAGCACCAACACCAGGACATGAGCCACTATTAGCCATTTTGGAGCCAAATCTCTCCGTGAAACCGGTGACGCTTATCGTTCCAACAGTTACCATTACAAGCATGCGTCAAGCGAGCATGGTTTACGGTCCAGCTCAAACAGCAGTTGCTAAGGCAGTGATTGACAGTGTCGCAGATGGAACTATTCCAAAAGAAGCAGTTGACGACTTGATTATCATCGCGAACGTGTTTGTGCATCCCACAGCCGTTGACAGACAAAGAGTTTACATAAACAATTACAAAGCCATGCGCCACGCAATCCGCAAAGCGATAGAAGGCAGACCCAACATTGACGAATTAATAGAGAACAAAGACCGCTCGAAACACCCATTCAAATACACACCATAG
- a CDS encoding tRNA (adenine-N1)-methyltransferase — MTKQKIREGDYILLYLNQRKTYMIKVEAGKTFHTHKGFIKFDDLIGKEYGTTIISSLGIEFIVLKPLLRDFIMKSARQTQITYPKDIALIVMFSGIGPGSRVVEAGTGTGALTTALAHYVKPEGKVYSYEIREEFIKTAEKNLTRAGLIDFVELKNKDVTAGIDENDVDTLILDLATPWLVIPHAYNALKPCGTLVSFSPTIDQVVKTAEALKENYFVDTETIECLMRGMQTERGKTRPQTLMTAHTGYITFARKIIRHFDTSTKE, encoded by the coding sequence TTGACAAAACAGAAAATACGCGAAGGCGACTACATACTCCTCTACTTAAACCAACGAAAAACTTACATGATTAAAGTTGAAGCTGGCAAAACTTTCCACACGCACAAGGGCTTCATAAAATTTGACGACTTAATCGGCAAAGAATACGGCACGACAATTATCAGCAGTTTGGGCATTGAATTCATAGTGTTGAAGCCTCTTCTCCGCGATTTCATAATGAAGTCAGCTAGGCAAACACAGATAACCTATCCGAAAGACATTGCCTTAATAGTAATGTTCAGCGGGATAGGGCCTGGAAGCCGTGTCGTAGAAGCTGGAACTGGCACTGGTGCATTAACAACAGCCCTAGCGCATTATGTTAAGCCAGAAGGCAAAGTTTACAGCTACGAAATCCGCGAAGAATTCATAAAAACTGCAGAGAAAAACCTAACACGCGCTGGTTTAATCGACTTTGTGGAATTAAAAAACAAAGATGTAACCGCTGGCATAGACGAAAACGATGTAGACACTTTGATTCTTGATTTAGCCACTCCATGGCTTGTTATTCCCCATGCGTATAACGCACTGAAACCTTGTGGAACACTAGTCTCGTTCAGCCCAACAATTGACCAAGTAGTCAAAACCGCTGAAGCCTTAAAGGAAAATTACTTCGTAGACACAGAAACCATAGAATGCCTAATGCGGGGAATGCAGACTGAAAGGGGTAAAACAAGACCGCAAACTCTGATGACAGCGCACACGGGATACATAACATTCGCCAGAAAAATAATTCGCCATTTTGACACTTCAACAAAAGAATAA